In one Camelus ferus isolate YT-003-E chromosome 14, BCGSAC_Cfer_1.0, whole genome shotgun sequence genomic region, the following are encoded:
- the CHAMP1 gene encoding chromosome alignment-maintaining phosphoprotein 1 isoform X1, whose amino-acid sequence MLERKMEVFQDLHKLSARLECDHCSFRGTDYENVQIHMGTIHPEFCDEMDAGGLGKMIFYQKSAKLFHCHKCFFTSKMYSNVYYHITSKHAAPEKWSEKPKNQLNKEADPVKSPLLPEHQKMPPNSGELLKSIPALSVETQKFGPVTSPESPKPTLTSLDSQNSGRVVSPEPQTPSLPSPEPPKPAPISSPELPKPVPLVSESQKPVPVPSPEPQKLAPVSPEPVKATLINPKPQKHSHFPETLAPPSASSPESPVLAASPEPWGPSPTASPESRKPARTVSPEPRKLSPSESPEPWKPFPAVSPEPRRPAPAVSPGSWKPGPPGSPRSWKSSPSASSGPWKPAKPAPSVSPGPWKPIPSISPGPWKPAPTSWKSSSVSPGSWKSPPASPESWKSGPPELRKTTPTLSPEHWKTVPPVSPELRKAGPPLSPELRKPGPPLSPEIRSPAGSPELRKPSGSPELWKLSPDQRKTSPASLDFPEPQKSSRGGSPDLWKSSFFIEPQKPVFPETRKPGPSGPPESPKAASDIWKPVLSVDTEPRKPALFSEPAKTAPPASPEPRKRALFPEPRKHTLFPELPKSAIFSESQKAVELGDELQTDAIDDQKCDVLVQEELLATPKKLLEDTLFPSSKKLKKDNQENSDAELSSSEYIKTDLDAIDSKGQESSSDQEQVDVESIDFSKENKMGMTSPEQSKNVLQFTEEKEAFISEEEIAKYMKRGKGKYYCKICCCRAMKKGAVLHHLVNKHNVHSPYKCTICGKAFLLESLLKNHVAAHGQSLLKCPRCNFESNFPRGFKKHLTHCQSRHNEEANKKLMEALEPPLEEQQI is encoded by the coding sequence atgttagaaagaaaaatggaagtatTCCAGGACCTTCATAAACTATCAGCACGTTTGGAGTGTGACCACTGCAGTTTCAGAGGCACAGATTATGAAAATGTACAAATCCACATGGGTACCATCCATCCGGAATTTTGTGATGAAATGGATGCTGGTGGGTTAGGTAAAATGATATTCTACCAGAAAAGTGCAAAGCTATTTCACTGCCATAAATGCTTTTTCACCAGCAAGATGTACTCTAATGTATATTATCACATCACATCCAAACATGCAGCCCCAGAGAAATGGAGTGAGAAACCAAAAAATCAGTTAAACAAAGAAGCAGATCCTGTGAAAAGCCCTCTTCTTCCTGAACACCAGAAAATGCCCCCTAATTCAGGAGAACTCCTGAAATCTATACCTGCCCTTTCCGTGGAAACACAGAAATTTGGCCCAGTTACGTCTCCAGAATCACCAAAACCCACTCTTACTTCCCTGGACTCTCAGAATTCTGGCCGTGTTGTTTCTCCTGAGCCACAGacaccttctcttccttctcccgaGCCTCCAAAACCTGCCCCTATTTCTTCTCCTGAACTTCCAAAACCAGTCCCTCTAGTTTCTGAATCCCAGAAACCAGTGCCTGTTCCTTCTCCAGAACCACAGAAACTTGCTCCTGTATCTCCTGAGCCAGTAAAGGCTACTCTTATTAATCCCAAACCTCAGAAGCACTCCCATTTCCCAGAAACACTGGCGCCACCTTCAGCCTCATCTCCAGAGTCACCAGTTCTAGCTGCCTCCCCTGAACCTTGGGGACCGTCCCCAACTGCATCTCCAGAGTCTCGGAAGCCAGCCCGGACTGTCTCCCCTGAGCCAAGGAAGCTCTCCCCTTCTGAGTCCCCTGAACCTTGGAAGCCATTCCCTGCTGTCTCCCCAGAGCCTCGGAGACCAGCTCCAGCTGTGTCACCAGGTTCTTGGAAGCCAGGGCCACCTGGGTCCCCCCGGTCTTGGAAATCCAGTCCTTCAGCATCATCAGGACCTTGGAAGCCAGCTAAACCTGCTCCATCTGTGTCTCCTGGACCTTGGAAACCAATTCCTTCTATATCACCTGGACCTTGGAAACCAGCCCCCACATCCTGGAAGTCTTCATCAGTCTCACCTGGTTCCTGGAAGTCTCCCCCTGCATCTCCTGAGTCATGGAAGTCCGGCCCACCAGAACTCCGAAAGACAACTCCCACCTTGTCACCTGAACATTGGAAGACagttcccccagtgtctcctgaGCTCCGTAAAGCAGGACCTCCCTTGTCTCCTGAGCTTCGCAAACCAGGCCCACCACTGTCCCCAGAGATCCGAAGTCCAGCAGGATCTCCAGAGCTCAGAAAACCCTCAGGGTCTCCAGAGCTTTGGAAGCTTTCTCCTGATCAGCGGAAAACTTCTCCTGCTTCACTTGATTTTCCTGAGCCCCAGAAAAGTTCCCGTGGTGGTTCCCCTGATCTATGGAagtcttccttttttattgaacCTCAGAAACCTGTCTTCCCTGAGACCCGGAAACCAGGTCCTTCTGGGCCACCTGAGTCCCCTAAAGCGGCCTCTGATATCTGGAAGCCTGTTCTCTCTGTTGATACTGAGCCTAGAAAACCCGCCCTGTTTTCCGAGCCTGCCAAAACagcccctcctgcttctcctgaaCCACGAAAACGTGCTCTTTTTCCAGAGCCCCGGAAACATACCCTTTTCCCTGAACTTCCCAAATCTGCTATCTTCTCAGAATCTCAGAAGGCAGTTGAGCTTGGTGATGAACTACAGACAGATGCCATAGATGATCAAAAGTGTGATGTTCTGGTTCAGGAAGAACTACTAGCTACACCTAAGAAACTCTTAGAAGacactttatttccttcctcaaagAAGCTCAAGAAAGACAACCAGGAGAACTCGGATGCTGAGCTTAGTAGTAGCGAGTATATAAAGACAGATTTGGATGCGATAGACAGTAAGGGCCAAGAGTCAAGCAGTGACCAAGAGCAGGTGGATGTGGAGTCTATTGATTTTAGTAAAGAGAACAAAATGGGCATGACTAGTCCAGAGCAGTCCAAGAACGTTCTGCagtttactgaagaaaaagaagctttTATCTCTGAAGAAGAGATTGCAAAATATATGAAACGTGGAAAAGGAAAGTATTATTGCAAAATTTGTTGCTGTCGTGCTATGAAAAAAGGTGCTGTTTTGCATCATTTGGTTAATAAGCATAATGTCCATAGCCCTTACAAATGCACAATTTGTGGAAAGGCTTTTCTTTTGGAATCTCTCCTTAAGAATCATGTAGCAGCTCATGGGCAAAGTTTACTTAAATGTCCACGTTGTAATTTTGAATCAAATTTCCCAAGAGGCTTTAAGAAACATTTAACTCATTGTCAAAGCCGGCATAATGAAGAGGCAAATAAGAAGCTAATGGAAGCTCTTGAACCTCCACTGGAGGAACAGcagatttga
- the CHAMP1 gene encoding chromosome alignment-maintaining phosphoprotein 1 isoform X2 — MSGRGPHGPSRGGWELHHFRGPSGLLDPPTSPRQSDVPAPSDLIGPRGRARGAKLASRQPPPARSVAARTFARPEPAPAPRRHSGGRRAAGPRGAARGREPGLPPSFARLDAARCPPVQVLIFVLLDVLQAIVCGLLKKPCRLLCPCKTSSKTAASKRIRALGRLRSY, encoded by the exons ATGTCCGGGCGGGGGCCGCACGGCCCTTCGCGGGGCGGGTGGGAGTTGCATCACTTCCGGGGGCCTAGCGGGCTGCTTGACCCGCCGACGTCCCCTCGGCAAAGCGACGTCCCCGCGCCCAGCGATCTGATTGGTCCGCGTGGGAGGGCGCGCGGCGCCAAACTCGCTTCCCGTCAGCCTCCGCCCGCCCGCTCTGTGGCCGCGCGCACGTTCGCGCGCCCGGAGCCCGCGCCTGCGCCTCGCCGCCATTCGGGAGGCCGCCGCGCCGCAGGGCCTCGCGGAGCCGCCCGGGGCCGCGAGCCCGGCCTCCCGCCGTCCTTCGCCCGCCTGGACGCCGCCCGCTGCCCACCG gttcaaGTTCTCATCTTTGTCCTTCTTGATGTACTGCAGGCTATTGTCTGTGGTTTACTCAAAAAGCCATGTAGACTTCTCTGCCCTTGTAAGACTTCTAGTAAGACAGCTG